The Melitaea cinxia chromosome 16, ilMelCinx1.1, whole genome shotgun sequence genome contains the following window.
CaaatgtgataaaaatatttgtatattaataaaagttcaTAGGAAATAAAGAGTAGAAGTAtgttcatcacttcagtctatcacagtccactgctggacatatgcctccccaagttcgcacctaAAATGCGAAGTAAGTTTCGCACcttgcgaactcatgtgttttatccatagtcaccactctgggcagacgggttggtgaccgcgggactggctttgtcgcatggaagacatatatatatatatatatatatatatatagcgtattgcacatatatacatacatacacacacatatatatatatatgtacaataatttCATATCCAGTTCACTTGAATATATCCGGTACGGAATGTAACCGGTACATTGATTtgcaaaagttattttaaaaaaaagactagacctatattctattattttactctttcctagtttattatttaagtagaaCATTAATTAACAACAACTTAagtttcttttaatacacttaaatattaaaggattttttttttgtagttgactTCACACGGGACTTATTTTCTTATCAAACACGTATAGAATAAGGGTGAAATCATAACTACCTTTTGTAAAATCCGGTTCGTAAGATGTTCGTAGTACCAAAAGTATTACATCAGTTACTATTGTTTGTAGAGATCAAAAGCGCGCAACATGAAGACGAatagttgtaaatattattctttaacgTACCTACTCGTACTTTGTTAGTCGTTTTGTAGTTCAGAGATAATCTTTATGAtggtaaaataaagtaaaattaggaatgatattgtttttgtaaattataacatataaaaaaaaacaaacaaggcAAATATTGGTGGTTAAAAttccaatatttttattgaaatatataattttcataatattatatataaaaatatttatccaaAGTtgaaaaaaacagtcaagttacactttttgtGTATACTTaacttaaactaattttataaagttcaGACAATTTGTACAGGGCAGCTTTACATAAGTAttgtataaatttgtattttataaaaagtaataaatcaaCATAATGCTActtgtttttctaatttatcTTGTAACTTAAgtaatcgaaaataaaattgCTGATATTGGAATACGATGTTAGCCGTGAGAACTCGTATTGCGATGTTCCAAACTTTTACTAAACTTAAATAAGATTTCTGGACACTCCACTCAATCTTCCGTAATCCGATATGATAATCGATAGGATAATCTCTGGGGGTTGAATAGCGTAAAGATTTGtctgttttacttatttatttatttatttatttatttatttatttatttatttattgatgtaaTGTGCGTATTAGTAAACAATGATAAcggaaatttaatttattcattaactAAAACAATACTTTCTTTAATGTTATTGCAAATATATTTGTTTGGGACTGTTTTCTTATAGGcacacttaaaattaaattaaatatacaaaattagtaCAAAATACACGTATACTTATAGTTttgataaagtaaaaatattttcacaggcatctaaaagtaaaaatattttactatgatATCACGAAGTCGTGTTGATTTCAGCAATGAAGCTATAGTCTTGTATATAATGCTTCTTGAACATAAAATGCATTATATTTTCCGtccaaaaatgttaattttattcgtaGCCAAATACTTAAATATGTCTACCGAAAATGCTTAATTGATGGATGGCTGTGCGTGGGTGACAATAACGGAGTTGTTTCTTACAGGGGGCAATGCTTGCTTCACTAGCAATCAAgtcaaatttattaagattaaaacAGGAAGTTCCTTTTACCGGGAATGTACATGTGACGATCCAAGTTCGGAAGTAAACTTGATGTGGCTAGATGTAAACAACAATACAATACTGCCGTTGGGGTAATATAACGTAATATATTACTTTCTGTTTTGACCTGTTTTAATTCAATTGATTGctgtaaaattttatactcatccatttttgtacttttttgacTGTAATTAACAGTAACATATCATGTAATAATCAgtttcatttgtattaaaacagGTGTGTAAAGACAATTTAtgtataacaattattaattttattcctaAAGTAAATGATTACTTTCACAAGACCAGGTACAAAATCGAATGTATATTCTGAGTGGCTGAACAAGCGCACCTACAGCCTGTTTATATCAAATATTGACAAAATAATATCTGGTGCTTACAAATGTGTGACTGAGAATCATGGACGACAGTATACGTTAACATACAACGTGGAAGCATATGGTGTGTATAACAATTACTCGATATAATGTTTATCGATAAGCCTATTGGTATTGGAGTATAAATTGTAATGGCtactataacatatatatatatataaagtataaacattttataccagtTATTATGttagaaataaaacaacatttccAAACTCTTCCACACAAGAGTTGGttacttcaaaatttttttattaacttgcTTTAAAGAAAGTCCAATAATATACCTAGAGTATAAGAATagacttttttttcaatttaatgagACTCAGGAATATCAACAATAAGctctgtttatttttatgtaagcaTATGATAAATGTTAACTTAATACTTGCCTAGATCCACCATATTTCGTAAATACGAAAGAAAACCAATATGTGGTTAGTGGAACAGATGGCATTATAACTTGTGAAGCGAGAGGCGAAGGCGATTTATTGATAAGTTGGCATAAAGAAGGTGAAGGACTTGAGGTAAAGTTTTCTACATTTGTGAATAAAATAGCTATTAAGTAAATAGCTGGATACATGGTTcttcaaatgtaaaaataagACTGTTTTTTGTATAGTGTAATTGgaaagtaattgtgtttgttctaaaagaaaaaaaaaaccgacttctaaaacacaatattagggataactcaaaaaccgctCTTCAAATCCAGCTCAAAAATTAAATGGAATCACATGATAAGCACTATCTTTCGAATagtgtaactgaggtagggcacagcaggaatatcctgctcaaaatctggagcagcccgagtggagtagtacctcgaccttaccgaagatcacagctaaataatactgatttcaagcagtattgtgttcctgttggtgagtaaggtgaccagacctcctgggagggattggagattgggtcggcaacgagcttgcgatgcttctggtgttgcaggcgtctataggtacggtaatctcttaccatcaggtgagccgtacgcttgtgtgccgccctagtgatataaaaaaaagaaaaaaatcgatATCGATAAACTCAATAAAATGTAACAAGataacatgcataaaaaatagaatcgaattgagaaccttatTTTCCAAAATTCTCTTAAAAAGTCAATATTGGCGATTGATACTGCAATATGTTGATTGatcaatattgttttgttaagAATAAAGCAACAAGCGTAAACACTTAAAaccttttaaagttattttaatttataaacattcaaTCCAGATAACAGATGATGAAAAATACAAAGTGACTTCAGAAGGACTGATCATAAAAGATATAAAGAAAGAAGACGAAGGTGTATACAAATGCGCAGCGTCGGATTTAGAGGCCGGCGAAGGTATAGACCGGGATATAAAACTTGAGGtaaatgttaaaactattttgtttgtTGCAAACATATTTAACTTAATGGTTATTGGCTGTGTTGAATAAAGGAGATactaaaatagaaatatcatTGGTTAGTatagctataataataatagtgtctaaaagaaataattttaaaagtagatCTATGTTAAATGCGATAGTTtactgtatttaatttttaaggttGTTTGGCGTCATCGAATGTGTAGTTGCGAATGTGCGAAGAGCAGTCGTtgcaaaaattttcttttttttgcatAATCTCTACCATTTTATCAAAAGAAACATAGctcataaaaaatgttttaaataatgtttttacgcAAGATGTaacgtattaaataataataaggttaAGTAAATCACGAATTATTTGTAAGATATAATAATGTTGatatcttaaaattataaattttgtacttGATATCAATTTGAAATGCCTAAAcgctttaaaagtaaaaaaaatatattttttatgatttgacATTGCAAAAAAGTGAGAGAATTCTCGACGAAAGGCTTCTTCAGACTGTCCTCTTAAGTATcttaagtatttaaaatgaatatttaaaggCACTCGACTGTAAGCTGATCAACATTCGACCCagtttcactttattttttgcTTGAGCAGTAGAATTATTATATTGAGATTTACTAATAAGGTGTTTAAATTTCAGTTGTCATTtgcttaattttaattcataaaaattttatactttgacTAACCGTATTccgttaaatttataatatgttgctacgtgttaaaaaattgtttgttgggTTACAGAGTCACCCACAATTCCTAATacgtgctattaaaaatatatgctacaatgtgactattttttatacattttatataataatttactgttTAAACCAAATACAAttgtaaagcaaaaaaaaattaatactatttataaattatattaatttctatgttattgttttggtaacaaaaataacaagCCAAGCCAGTAAGCTGAATAGGCTTGAAACACACCTTCTTATAGAGTAAGGATTAATATTAGCGACAACGCTTTCACACAATGAGTTAGCAGAGATAGGAACATCTGCACAAATTTATCACACATTGGATTATTACGAAACTTTTTAATTGAAACTAACCTAACAGAGACATTTGTTATGTATATGTTAGTAAGGTCAAATTGTTTATAGGTTACATCAGTTCCATCAATAGAAGAACTAGTAGCCTTTCCCAGTACTACACCTATAGTTGGCGGAAGCTTTTTCATTGAATGCTTGGCTTCTGGTGCACCTCATCCAGAATATACGTTTCATAAAATATCAGATATGGtatgtagatttaaaaaaataataattttaatgctgaaatcaaaaaatttcaatacgtaaattattaaaaaaaataatataataaatagacatTTATCAACAGGATTTGGCAGAAACTAACATAACTTGGCAACAAGTTGGCAACAGGATGATTTTTGATGTAGTACAAGAAGAAGATAGTGGTACATATCAATGCAATGCTACAAACAGAGCTGGAATTTCTTCCAAGAACATTAGTATTGAGGTGAGTTTTATTCAAAACAACAAATTGAGTAAAACATGGTTCAACACTTATATATGTACAATCATTTTATACGATAGTTAAAAGGAGGTAAATAAGCGTACGgaccgcctgatggtaagcgaatacagTTGTGTGTAGACGCATACAATACCAGTGGCTtcgcgcgttgccgaccctactcccaaaTCTAACCAAaagctaccttactcaccacagggacaTGACACTACTAGAAATCACTATTATTCtctgatcttctctaaggttgaggtacttccccggggctattccaaatttttgcCTTACCTGAATACCCATAACTTATATCTTACAAAACTgtcttatttgtataggtttttgTACCACCAGTAATAACCGAATTTGATAATGTAACCGCAGTGGAGGGATCAACGATACAAATAGTTTGTAAGGCAACGGGACGTCCGGCTCCGCAgataaatgttacatttttacaCGAAGATTCTGAAGATCAAAGGTAATCTCAATTTTAAATAAGAgcaaatacataaaatcaagggaaaataacaaaaaaaaaatagttttattaagcTTGACTTTGAAATAGTAGTCTTATGTAGACAGTAAAGATATAACTAGCTAAATGAGACAGTAATTGTAATAATGTTGTtgctaattaataatattgttactgATGTtgagaattaaaatattttagcattGTATGGGAGAAGAGAAATCCTAGCGCAAACGAAACAGAATTGTACTTATCTTTTTTAAGAGTAAATCGAACGCACGGAGGAGTTTATCAGTGCATTGCGACTAATGAAGGTAAGAGTTGATAATATTACGTTTAACATAAAAGCTGAGTCGAATAATATTTCTACGAagctttagatatttttacaaACCTTTCGAAAAtcggataattttttttttgtatttgttccTCGTTTATTACTTTTAAGCACTGTAACCTAAAAGTTATACATTACAAGTTTTCATTGGCTCTAGATAAATTCATTTTCATAATGGATCATGTGTgattatagtattttattaaatcaaatatatgATGTGTgattatagtattttattaaatcatatcTTTAATGCTAGTTTTTATCTAATTTCATTCGTAGTTGATTCGAGTGTGGAAGAAATGCATTTTTTTGTCCTTTACCAACCTTATTTCAATAGTTCGTATGAGAAAGTTTGGGCGTGGAAGGACAAGAGTGTAAACTTGAGCTGCGCACATCAAAGTAACCCGAAAGCTGAAATTACTTGGaggttgttatttatttttaaaaaataatttttaatttttaattcaatttacatTCTATTTTAAGTCAATCATAAGGattaaataactatattaataGATCAGAAGTCCTCCGTAAGCGTACTTCTTTATAAAtcgaaaaaatatcatattattaatttttaaatatttttttagtttttaactaacttcaaaaaaggaggaggttctcaattcgactgttttttatgtgtcttacctcagaactttttactgagtgataactacttttttaatcgaatgttGGTACTTGTCATGACGTGGTCCCgatttaattaagttaaaaaaagaattaaatcaagatctgacaagtactttttgagttatatctaatattgggtatttacttgattatataCACATCTATGTTGTATcatatctcataactttttactagttgTATCAACTTTGATTATTCTTATTTCAATTGAAAGATGATTTatatggtctcatttaaatttaattaataaataaaatttaaataataaaatcagatgagtactttttgagtaatctttgataacgcatatttacttgactattttttcatctatctATCTAGGTtatgttacttgtcgatgtaatttaagtcatgtttttttcgtttgcgaacacaattataacgTTACGTGTTACGTGTTACTTTGTTTTCTTTGAAAAGTTTAAGACTGAAAATAAAGCAGATAAAAGAATAAGTACAAAATGACAATAAATTGTGTAGCTTCATGAAATACTACAACCTTCACGTTTTAGATATCAAGGTAATGAAATAGTAGCTGAAGATCTACtagaaataaatagaataatggCTGACAAAATGCATAATGATccacttattattaaaaacaagctTTTGTACGGTGTTTATGAATGCACGGCCAAGAACGAGTTTGGTGAAGCGAAGAAAATAATACGTTTGCAAGAAGGATTTGTACCACCTGCTATTAATAATGTAAGACACTTATCTATTCATTATAAAAACGGAAGATATATAGTCAAAGAGCCCAAGTAAGACCTTCAATCATCTCGTtattgaatgaaaattaaagtttaagtatcaaataaaaatgcttCTGAATATGTACCAATAAGGTcttcatataaaatatgatcGTAACTGTAAAAAACCTAGCAACTGTTATTTCAGAACGAATTTTGCAAAGCAACCCTATATATTTCCAATGTAGTTGTCTTTATTTTGGTATGTTTGTGAGGATATTACTGAACTGATTGTTATAAAACTTGACGTTTGGATAGCTGGAaatctagaataacacataggataaatagtcataattcaaattaaaatttaacttttaggTAACAATCACAAAAATAACATCTCATTCCGTTACATTTTCCATCGAAGGTCCGAACGAAGTAAACGGACCCGAAGTAATTGGATACCAATCGGAGTACGATGAAACTAACAATTATAATGTGACGAACATACATTTCAATAGAACTTGGTCTATAGATAGACAGTTTGTATTAGATAGACTGAAACCTAACACAAGCTACGTTATAAAGTTTGCAGCTCTCAACGATGTTGGAATTGGACCCTGGAGTGATATGTTTAATTTCGTTACACTCGTAAGGTAGGTTTCGTTTTCAGTATTTcacattcaaataaatatacattaacgaAACGTaagtataatacaatttttgtgAGCAACTCTTCTGTTATTTCTTTCTCATATaacttttaacttatttattccctattatttttatatgaatagcCGTTGTAGTGTAGTGCTCGGGTGGTCTTGTGAGTCTTCCCATCGTGTCTCAGAGAGCACATACTcgtaaagctgtcggtcccggttgttatcatataaacgtgatagcgatcgttactcatagtaggaaatggATTAAGCTTTAATCCTCCGCCTACACGGAGAAAAAGGTCTGTGCACAGCAATGGACGTTACAGGCTGGATCAATGAATCgaaaattatgaattttatttggTATAAGttcctaaataatatttttataatgtttttacgtattatactattttctaagcatttttttataaccttattccagatattataataatggaATGTGAAGTTAGGTCCACAATGTCTCAAAACAATACTCTTATATCGGAATCTAATATTAATTCATGTAAATTAGGCTTTAGCATTACTACGCGTAACCCGACCGTATATCCAGTTATTTTATACCTCCCCGAGCCTTTATCTTCCTCCGATCCCCattaactttttctttttttacccACTCTACTAAATTTTAAGCCAGCAACGCATTTGTTACCTCCCAAAAGGCGCAGATGTTAATGGGCAGTAATCACTTGAAACAAAGTGACCCGCCTGAAAAATGTCCATTAGAAAACCTCAGGCTGAGTACCAAAtgagaaaatttataaattccaaTTAGTATGTTCAAAGATTAACCGTAGCGATGTATCACTTTAGTatatttaaaccttttttataacAGTCgtagttattatataaacactaaattatgcaataaataaacgatatgtatattatgtgtgtgttagggtgtgcgtgtgtgtatctCTGtgtatgcattataattatatacgttAGTAAAGCTTTCCACCCAAATTCAATACAGCCTAAAAATGCTCAGTAACTTGAAAAATGCAttaggtataaaaatattaagtaaaaacatTAACTTTCGTTTACGATAACGTCTAATTGTAATACGAAGCATATATtccaataaatatatcaatataaactAACATTTACGTAAACATTTACGTAATCCTTTCggaataattaaatgaataaccACATACCTCGAGGCTTTGGACGTAATCCTAGTCAATATCGTTTTGAAGTCTAACAGGCTCTAACTGATAGTGATTCAGATTTACGTAGTGAAAATTGGGATTTCACTTTGATACCAGAAACTCCATTTATGTTCACACACGTGAATGATTTCCGAGTAAATCCTAAGTCATATTACTCCAAGAGTGAATTAATTTCTCGATGATgacttcatttataattatgcaaataataaatttgcttaagtttttaatattgtgttattattatagaaaataaatactttatgaaGTAAAAATGGATTGTTAAATCAAATGCGTGCAAAGCGAAAActtagttaagtttttttttctactaataTCATAGAGAATCTTATCgtgtctatatttatttttatttattgttattgctCATATTTGTAATAGTAAATTGAACTCCACTATGTTTATGGATATTAATGTATTTTCCAGTAAAATTTCCCATTTTTTCCTACCTTAAACTACTAGTACTGTCAACCTCATTAGTCATTACTAGCGAtgatctttattattattattttttaagaaaaaaattcgtgaagttaattaaataacattatcgagtatattttatgaaatgattCTAGTTCGCTGCCAGACGAGCCGGTTTGGGACGAAAATGTCGAACAACTTGTCGCTAGTGACAGAGTGTTGAAGTGGAAACCTGCAGATAGCGAGGAATCTGTCCAATTTTATTCTGTGAAATATTGTCCGGTGAGTATGTATACAGACGTTGTGT
Protein-coding sequences here:
- the LOC123660884 gene encoding fasciclin-2-like, which codes for MESEKEKLFFISLLLCVFISGGNACFTSNQVKFIKIKTGSSFYRECTCDDPSSEVNLMWLDVNNNTILPLGPGTKSNVYSEWLNKRTYSLFISNIDKIISGAYKCVTENHGRQYTLTYNVEAYDPPYFVNTKENQYVVSGTDGIITCEARGEGDLLISWHKEGEGLEITDDEKYKVTSEGLIIKDIKKEDEGVYKCAASDLEAGEGIDRDIKLEVTSVPSIEELVAFPSTTPIVGGSFFIECLASGAPHPEYTFHKISDMDLAETNITWQQVGNRMIFDVVQEEDSGTYQCNATNRAGISSKNISIEVFVPPVITEFDNVTAVEGSTIQIVCKATGRPAPQINVTFLHEDSEDQSIVWEKRNPSANETELYLSFLRVNRTHGGVYQCIATNEVDSSVEEMHFFVLYQPYFNSSYEKVWAWKDKSVNLSCAHQSNPKAEITWRYQGNEIVAEDLLEINRIMADKMHNDPLIIKNKLLYGVYECTAKNEFGEAKKIIRLQEGFVPPAINNVTITKITSHSVTFSIEGPNEVNGPEVIGYQSEYDETNNYNVTNIHFNRTWSIDRQFVLDRLKPNTSYVIKFAALNDVGIGPWSDMFNFVTLVSSLPDEPVWDENVEQLVASDRVLKWKPADSEESVQFYSVKYCPIYDGLIASSLCEEEQIERTDEFQLNKIDANTTYYFELVAHNALGNSSTAHIIVTIPAEKEPTLSSGAIAGIAISIIFLCLVLLDVILLICRKKGIIAICCYKKTNKREVSINSRDKKNLLKDNPENNDKLQRPNNGHREYEYNKTTGVITGKHSSV